In Vespa velutina chromosome 1, iVesVel2.1, whole genome shotgun sequence, the following proteins share a genomic window:
- the LOC124954025 gene encoding AP-1 complex subunit gamma-1 isoform X7, producing the protein MNASEHGFNPAFNMASIKQAFNEAVERVSTVRMPAPTRLRDLIRQIRAARTAAEERTVVNKECAYIRSTFREEDSVWRCRNIAKLLYIHMLGYPAHFGQLECLKLIASPRFTDKRIGYLGAMLLLDERQDVHLLITNCLKTDLNSSTQFVIGLALCTLGAIASPEMARDLASEVERLMKSPNAYIRKKAALCAFRIIRRVPELMEMFLPATRSLITEKNHGVLITGVTLITEMCENSIDTLNHFKKECGHREIVPNLVRILKNLILAGYSPEHDVSGVSDPFLQVKILRLLRILGRNDVDASEAMNDILAQVATNTETSKNVGNTILYETVLSIMDIKSESGLRVLAVNILGRFLLNNDKNIRYVALNTLLKTVYVDTSAVQRHRSTILECLKDPDVSIRRRAMELSFALVNSSNIRNMMKELLLFLERADPEFKAQCSSNIVMSAERFAPNKRWHLETLFKVLVAAGNYVRDDVVACTIQLISETQSQQGYAVSALWRALEKDTSDKQPLAQVATWCIGEYGDLLLYGPPLEDADAPINLTEDEIIDVYQRLLWSPQNTVVTKQYTLLSLTKLSTRFQKGNEKIRQIIDTFGSNLHIELQQRGIEFSQLFRKYDHLRPALLERMPPMETARPQANGIIGMVNGEPEQEDEKSVVLETSVTPSDSSALLDLLGSTDVGITMPTVTTKNPPPPATSINNNDLLDLLGSLDMNTGAPPLVLPQQSQLTTQIFNPTSTTNFLVDGLLNSSAQIETPSMIVLDKSGLKITFKMERPPDITDLLIINMTAHNSTNSALSEFLFQAAVPRTFQLQMLPPSSTVIPPSGEVTQVIRVTNINNVPLRMRLRISYTGSSGPILEQTEVNNFPSLVSQ; encoded by the exons ATGAATGCCTCAGAACATGG GTTTAACCCAGCCTTTAACATGGCTTCCATAAAACAAGCTTTCAATGAGGCAGTAGAGAGAG TTTCAACAGTTAGAATGCCGGCACCAACAAGGTTGAGAGACCTAATCAGACAAATAAGAGCTGCTCGAACGGCAGCGGAAGAAAGGACAGTAGTAAACAAGGAATGTGCTTATATTCGTTCAACATTTAGAGAAGAGGATAGTGTTTGGAGATGTCGTAACATCGCAAAACTTTTATACATTCACATGCTTGG atatccAGCACATTTTGGACAATTAGAATGTTTGAAACTTATTGCATCACCCAGGTTCACAGATAAACGTATAGGCTATTTGGGAGCAATGTTACTATTAGATGAACGACAAGatgttcatttattaataacaaattgtttaaaaac tgaTTTAAACAGTTCTACACAGTTCGTAATTGGTTTGGCCCTTTGTACATTGGGTGCTATTGCATCGCCAGAAATGGCAAGGGACCTTGCTTCTGAAGTTGAAAGACTGATGAAATCACCGAATgcatatattagaaaaaaagctGCATTATGTGCTTTTAGAATTATTAGACGGGTACCAGAATTAATGGAAATGTTCTTACCTGCTACACGAAGTTtaattacagaaaaaaatcatGGAGTGTTAATAACTGGCGTTACTCTTATTACTGAAATGTGTGAAAATAGTATTGATACATTGAACCATTTCAAAAAG gAATGCGGCCATCGAGAG ATTGTGCCAAATCTAGTGAGAAttctgaaaaatttaatactaGCTGGATATTCTCCTGAGCATGATGTATCCGGAGTATCTGATCCATTTTTGCAAGTGAAAATTTTACGTCTTCTTAGAATTTTGGGACGTAACGATGTGGATGCATCCGAGGCAATGAATGATATTCTTGCACAAGTTGCTACAAATACAGAAACCAGTAAAAATGTTGgcaatacaatattatatgaaactGTTCTCTCAATAATGGACATTAAATCTGAAAGTGGACTTAGAGTATTAGCAGTTAATATCCTAGgccgatttttattaaacaatgataaaaatattcgttatgTTGCATTAAATACATTATTGAAAACAGTTTATGTGGATACAAGTGCAGTTCAGAGGCATCGTTCAACAATATTG gaATGTTTAAAAGATCCAGATGTATCAATAAGAAGGAGAGCAATGGAACTGAGTTTTGCGCTTGTTAATTCaagtaatattagaaatatgatGAAAGAATTATTGCTCTTTTTAGAACGTGCAGATCCTGAATTCAAAGCCCAATGTAGTAGCAATATAGTAATGTCTGCGGAAAGATTTGCACCTAATAAACGTTGGCATTTGGAAACATTATTTAAAGTCCTTGTTGCT gCTGGCAATTATGTACGAGATGATGTAGTAGCTTGTACAATTCAATTAATCTCAGAGACGCAATCACAACAAGGTTATGCTGTTAGTGCATTATGGCGTGCATTAGAAAAGGATACATCTGATAAACAACCTTTGGCTCAAGTAGCAACGTGGTGTATCGGAGAATATGGTGATCTTTTACTTTATGGTCCACCATTGGAGGATGCAGATGCACCAATAAAC ttaacaGAAGATGAAATTATTGATGTTTATCAAAGATTATTGTGGAGTCCACAAAACACAGTTGTTACAAAACAATATACTTTGTTATCCCTTACAAAATTAAGTACAAGATTTCAAAAAGGAAATGA aaaaaTTCGGCAGATTATAGATACGTTTGGTAGTAATTTACATATTGAGTTGCAACAAAGAGGCATTGAATTTTCACAGTTGTTTAGAAAATATGATCATTTGCGACCTGCATTGCTTGAGAGAATGCCACCAATGGAGACAGCAAGGCCACAAGCGAATGGTATTATTGGTATGGTGAATGGCGAGCCAGAgcaagaagatgaaaaatcaGTAGTATTGGAAACATCTGTTACCCCATCTGATTCA AGTGCACTTTTGGATTTGCTCGGAAGTACCGACGTTGGGATAACAATGCCAACAGTTACAACTAAAAATCCACCTCCTCCCGCAACAAGTATAAATAACAACGATCTTTTAGATTTACTTGGTAGTTTGGATATGAATACAGGGGCACCACCTTTAGTATTACCCCAACAATCACAATTAACAACACAGATATTTAATCCTACGAGTACGACAAACTTTTTGGTGGATGGCCTACTTAATTCTTCAGCGCAAATTG aaacTCCAAGTATGATTGTTTTGGATAAATCTGGActtaaaataacttttaaaatgGAAAGACCGCCAGATATTACAgacttattaattataaatatgacaGCACATAATTCTACGAATAGTGCATtaagtgaatttttatttcaagccGCAGTTCCTAGG aCATTCCAACTACAGATGCTGCCACCATCAAGTACAGTTATTCCTCCATCAGGCGAAGTTACTCAAGTAATAAGAGTTACAAATATCAATAAC GTACCATTAAGAATGAGACTACGAATTTCTTATACTGGATCATCAGGGCCAATTTTAGAACAGACagaagtaaataattttcccTCATTGGTATCACAGTGA
- the LOC124954025 gene encoding AP-1 complex subunit gamma-1 isoform X8: protein MNASEHGFNPAFNMASIKQAFNEAVERVRMPAPTRLRDLIRQIRAARTAAEERTVVNKECAYIRSTFREEDSVWRCRNIAKLLYIHMLGYPAHFGQLECLKLIASPRFTDKRIGYLGAMLLLDERQDVHLLITNCLKTDLNSSTQFVIGLALCTLGAIASPEMARDLASEVERLMKSPNAYIRKKAALCAFRIIRRVPELMEMFLPATRSLITEKNHGVLITGVTLITEMCENSIDTLNHFKKECGHREIVPNLVRILKNLILAGYSPEHDVSGVSDPFLQVKILRLLRILGRNDVDASEAMNDILAQVATNTETSKNVGNTILYETVLSIMDIKSESGLRVLAVNILGRFLLNNDKNIRYVALNTLLKTVYVDTSAVQRHRSTILECLKDPDVSIRRRAMELSFALVNSSNIRNMMKELLLFLERADPEFKAQCSSNIVMSAERFAPNKRWHLETLFKVLVAAGNYVRDDVVACTIQLISETQSQQGYAVSALWRALEKDTSDKQPLAQVATWCIGEYGDLLLYGPPLEDADAPINLTEDEIIDVYQRLLWSPQNTVVTKQYTLLSLTKLSTRFQKGNEKIRQIIDTFGSNLHIELQQRGIEFSQLFRKYDHLRPALLERMPPMETARPQANGIIGMVNGEPEQEDEKSVVLETSVTPSDSSALLDLLGSTDVGITMPTVTTKNPPPPATSINNNDLLDLLGSLDMNTGAPPLVLPQQSQLTTQIFNPTSTTNFLVDGLLNSSAQIETPSMIVLDKSGLKITFKMERPPDITDLLIINMTAHNSTNSALSEFLFQAAVPRTFQLQMLPPSSTVIPPSGEVTQVIRVTNINNVPLRMRLRISYTGSSGPILEQTEVNNFPSLVSQ from the exons ATGAATGCCTCAGAACATGG GTTTAACCCAGCCTTTAACATGGCTTCCATAAAACAAGCTTTCAATGAGGCAGTAGAGAGAG TTAGAATGCCGGCACCAACAAGGTTGAGAGACCTAATCAGACAAATAAGAGCTGCTCGAACGGCAGCGGAAGAAAGGACAGTAGTAAACAAGGAATGTGCTTATATTCGTTCAACATTTAGAGAAGAGGATAGTGTTTGGAGATGTCGTAACATCGCAAAACTTTTATACATTCACATGCTTGG atatccAGCACATTTTGGACAATTAGAATGTTTGAAACTTATTGCATCACCCAGGTTCACAGATAAACGTATAGGCTATTTGGGAGCAATGTTACTATTAGATGAACGACAAGatgttcatttattaataacaaattgtttaaaaac tgaTTTAAACAGTTCTACACAGTTCGTAATTGGTTTGGCCCTTTGTACATTGGGTGCTATTGCATCGCCAGAAATGGCAAGGGACCTTGCTTCTGAAGTTGAAAGACTGATGAAATCACCGAATgcatatattagaaaaaaagctGCATTATGTGCTTTTAGAATTATTAGACGGGTACCAGAATTAATGGAAATGTTCTTACCTGCTACACGAAGTTtaattacagaaaaaaatcatGGAGTGTTAATAACTGGCGTTACTCTTATTACTGAAATGTGTGAAAATAGTATTGATACATTGAACCATTTCAAAAAG gAATGCGGCCATCGAGAG ATTGTGCCAAATCTAGTGAGAAttctgaaaaatttaatactaGCTGGATATTCTCCTGAGCATGATGTATCCGGAGTATCTGATCCATTTTTGCAAGTGAAAATTTTACGTCTTCTTAGAATTTTGGGACGTAACGATGTGGATGCATCCGAGGCAATGAATGATATTCTTGCACAAGTTGCTACAAATACAGAAACCAGTAAAAATGTTGgcaatacaatattatatgaaactGTTCTCTCAATAATGGACATTAAATCTGAAAGTGGACTTAGAGTATTAGCAGTTAATATCCTAGgccgatttttattaaacaatgataaaaatattcgttatgTTGCATTAAATACATTATTGAAAACAGTTTATGTGGATACAAGTGCAGTTCAGAGGCATCGTTCAACAATATTG gaATGTTTAAAAGATCCAGATGTATCAATAAGAAGGAGAGCAATGGAACTGAGTTTTGCGCTTGTTAATTCaagtaatattagaaatatgatGAAAGAATTATTGCTCTTTTTAGAACGTGCAGATCCTGAATTCAAAGCCCAATGTAGTAGCAATATAGTAATGTCTGCGGAAAGATTTGCACCTAATAAACGTTGGCATTTGGAAACATTATTTAAAGTCCTTGTTGCT gCTGGCAATTATGTACGAGATGATGTAGTAGCTTGTACAATTCAATTAATCTCAGAGACGCAATCACAACAAGGTTATGCTGTTAGTGCATTATGGCGTGCATTAGAAAAGGATACATCTGATAAACAACCTTTGGCTCAAGTAGCAACGTGGTGTATCGGAGAATATGGTGATCTTTTACTTTATGGTCCACCATTGGAGGATGCAGATGCACCAATAAAC ttaacaGAAGATGAAATTATTGATGTTTATCAAAGATTATTGTGGAGTCCACAAAACACAGTTGTTACAAAACAATATACTTTGTTATCCCTTACAAAATTAAGTACAAGATTTCAAAAAGGAAATGA aaaaaTTCGGCAGATTATAGATACGTTTGGTAGTAATTTACATATTGAGTTGCAACAAAGAGGCATTGAATTTTCACAGTTGTTTAGAAAATATGATCATTTGCGACCTGCATTGCTTGAGAGAATGCCACCAATGGAGACAGCAAGGCCACAAGCGAATGGTATTATTGGTATGGTGAATGGCGAGCCAGAgcaagaagatgaaaaatcaGTAGTATTGGAAACATCTGTTACCCCATCTGATTCA AGTGCACTTTTGGATTTGCTCGGAAGTACCGACGTTGGGATAACAATGCCAACAGTTACAACTAAAAATCCACCTCCTCCCGCAACAAGTATAAATAACAACGATCTTTTAGATTTACTTGGTAGTTTGGATATGAATACAGGGGCACCACCTTTAGTATTACCCCAACAATCACAATTAACAACACAGATATTTAATCCTACGAGTACGACAAACTTTTTGGTGGATGGCCTACTTAATTCTTCAGCGCAAATTG aaacTCCAAGTATGATTGTTTTGGATAAATCTGGActtaaaataacttttaaaatgGAAAGACCGCCAGATATTACAgacttattaattataaatatgacaGCACATAATTCTACGAATAGTGCATtaagtgaatttttatttcaagccGCAGTTCCTAGG aCATTCCAACTACAGATGCTGCCACCATCAAGTACAGTTATTCCTCCATCAGGCGAAGTTACTCAAGTAATAAGAGTTACAAATATCAATAAC GTACCATTAAGAATGAGACTACGAATTTCTTATACTGGATCATCAGGGCCAATTTTAGAACAGACagaagtaaataattttcccTCATTGGTATCACAGTGA
- the LOC124954025 gene encoding AP-1 complex subunit gamma-1 isoform X9 yields the protein MNASEHGFNPAFNMASIKQAFNEAVERVRMPAPTRLRDLIRQIRAARTAAEERTVVNKECAYIRSTFREEDSVWRCRNIAKLLYIHMLGYPAHFGQLECLKLIASPRFTDKRIGYLGAMLLLDERQDVHLLITNCLKTDLNSSTQFVIGLALCTLGAIASPEMARDLASEVERLMKSPNAYIRKKAALCAFRIIRRVPELMEMFLPATRSLITEKNHGVLITGVTLITEMCENSIDTLNHFKKIVPNLVRILKNLILAGYSPEHDVSGVSDPFLQVKILRLLRILGRNDVDASEAMNDILAQVATNTETSKNVGNTILYETVLSIMDIKSESGLRVLAVNILGRFLLNNDKNIRYVALNTLLKTVYVDTSAVQRHRSTILECLKDPDVSIRRRAMELSFALVNSSNIRNMMKELLLFLERADPEFKAQCSSNIVMSAERFAPNKRWHLETLFKVLVAAGNYVRDDVVACTIQLISETQSQQGYAVSALWRALEKDTSDKQPLAQVATWCIGEYGDLLLYGPPLEDADAPINLTEDEIIDVYQRLLWSPQNTVVTKQYTLLSLTKLSTRFQKGNEKIRQIIDTFGSNLHIELQQRGIEFSQLFRKYDHLRPALLERMPPMETARPQANGIIGMVNGEPEQEDEKSVVLETSVTPSDSSALLDLLGSTDVGITMPTVTTKNPPPPATSINNNDLLDLLGSLDMNTGAPPLVLPQQSQLTTQIFNPTSTTNFLVDGLLNSSAQIETPSMIVLDKSGLKITFKMERPPDITDLLIINMTAHNSTNSALSEFLFQAAVPRTFQLQMLPPSSTVIPPSGEVTQVIRVTNINNVPLRMRLRISYTGSSGPILEQTEVNNFPSLVSQ from the exons ATGAATGCCTCAGAACATGG GTTTAACCCAGCCTTTAACATGGCTTCCATAAAACAAGCTTTCAATGAGGCAGTAGAGAGAG TTAGAATGCCGGCACCAACAAGGTTGAGAGACCTAATCAGACAAATAAGAGCTGCTCGAACGGCAGCGGAAGAAAGGACAGTAGTAAACAAGGAATGTGCTTATATTCGTTCAACATTTAGAGAAGAGGATAGTGTTTGGAGATGTCGTAACATCGCAAAACTTTTATACATTCACATGCTTGG atatccAGCACATTTTGGACAATTAGAATGTTTGAAACTTATTGCATCACCCAGGTTCACAGATAAACGTATAGGCTATTTGGGAGCAATGTTACTATTAGATGAACGACAAGatgttcatttattaataacaaattgtttaaaaac tgaTTTAAACAGTTCTACACAGTTCGTAATTGGTTTGGCCCTTTGTACATTGGGTGCTATTGCATCGCCAGAAATGGCAAGGGACCTTGCTTCTGAAGTTGAAAGACTGATGAAATCACCGAATgcatatattagaaaaaaagctGCATTATGTGCTTTTAGAATTATTAGACGGGTACCAGAATTAATGGAAATGTTCTTACCTGCTACACGAAGTTtaattacagaaaaaaatcatGGAGTGTTAATAACTGGCGTTACTCTTATTACTGAAATGTGTGAAAATAGTATTGATACATTGAACCATTTCAAAAAG ATTGTGCCAAATCTAGTGAGAAttctgaaaaatttaatactaGCTGGATATTCTCCTGAGCATGATGTATCCGGAGTATCTGATCCATTTTTGCAAGTGAAAATTTTACGTCTTCTTAGAATTTTGGGACGTAACGATGTGGATGCATCCGAGGCAATGAATGATATTCTTGCACAAGTTGCTACAAATACAGAAACCAGTAAAAATGTTGgcaatacaatattatatgaaactGTTCTCTCAATAATGGACATTAAATCTGAAAGTGGACTTAGAGTATTAGCAGTTAATATCCTAGgccgatttttattaaacaatgataaaaatattcgttatgTTGCATTAAATACATTATTGAAAACAGTTTATGTGGATACAAGTGCAGTTCAGAGGCATCGTTCAACAATATTG gaATGTTTAAAAGATCCAGATGTATCAATAAGAAGGAGAGCAATGGAACTGAGTTTTGCGCTTGTTAATTCaagtaatattagaaatatgatGAAAGAATTATTGCTCTTTTTAGAACGTGCAGATCCTGAATTCAAAGCCCAATGTAGTAGCAATATAGTAATGTCTGCGGAAAGATTTGCACCTAATAAACGTTGGCATTTGGAAACATTATTTAAAGTCCTTGTTGCT gCTGGCAATTATGTACGAGATGATGTAGTAGCTTGTACAATTCAATTAATCTCAGAGACGCAATCACAACAAGGTTATGCTGTTAGTGCATTATGGCGTGCATTAGAAAAGGATACATCTGATAAACAACCTTTGGCTCAAGTAGCAACGTGGTGTATCGGAGAATATGGTGATCTTTTACTTTATGGTCCACCATTGGAGGATGCAGATGCACCAATAAAC ttaacaGAAGATGAAATTATTGATGTTTATCAAAGATTATTGTGGAGTCCACAAAACACAGTTGTTACAAAACAATATACTTTGTTATCCCTTACAAAATTAAGTACAAGATTTCAAAAAGGAAATGA aaaaaTTCGGCAGATTATAGATACGTTTGGTAGTAATTTACATATTGAGTTGCAACAAAGAGGCATTGAATTTTCACAGTTGTTTAGAAAATATGATCATTTGCGACCTGCATTGCTTGAGAGAATGCCACCAATGGAGACAGCAAGGCCACAAGCGAATGGTATTATTGGTATGGTGAATGGCGAGCCAGAgcaagaagatgaaaaatcaGTAGTATTGGAAACATCTGTTACCCCATCTGATTCA AGTGCACTTTTGGATTTGCTCGGAAGTACCGACGTTGGGATAACAATGCCAACAGTTACAACTAAAAATCCACCTCCTCCCGCAACAAGTATAAATAACAACGATCTTTTAGATTTACTTGGTAGTTTGGATATGAATACAGGGGCACCACCTTTAGTATTACCCCAACAATCACAATTAACAACACAGATATTTAATCCTACGAGTACGACAAACTTTTTGGTGGATGGCCTACTTAATTCTTCAGCGCAAATTG aaacTCCAAGTATGATTGTTTTGGATAAATCTGGActtaaaataacttttaaaatgGAAAGACCGCCAGATATTACAgacttattaattataaatatgacaGCACATAATTCTACGAATAGTGCATtaagtgaatttttatttcaagccGCAGTTCCTAGG aCATTCCAACTACAGATGCTGCCACCATCAAGTACAGTTATTCCTCCATCAGGCGAAGTTACTCAAGTAATAAGAGTTACAAATATCAATAAC GTACCATTAAGAATGAGACTACGAATTTCTTATACTGGATCATCAGGGCCAATTTTAGAACAGACagaagtaaataattttcccTCATTGGTATCACAGTGA
- the LOC124954025 gene encoding AP-1 complex subunit gamma-1 isoform X2: protein MRSVYEGARFVIPYLGGEAFLSPFCHIRSLLRVEKWPTRQQTRGRASPCRFVYVRRSIVAVRELICRVHRRSVRMPAPTRLRDLIRQIRAARTAAEERTVVNKECAYIRSTFREEDSVWRCRNIAKLLYIHMLGYPAHFGQLECLKLIASPRFTDKRIGYLGAMLLLDERQDVHLLITNCLKTDLNSSTQFVIGLALCTLGAIASPEMARDLASEVERLMKSPNAYIRKKAALCAFRIIRRVPELMEMFLPATRSLITEKNHGVLITGVTLITEMCENSIDTLNHFKKIVPNLVRILKNLILAGYSPEHDVSGVSDPFLQVKILRLLRILGRNDVDASEAMNDILAQVATNTETSKNVGNTILYETVLSIMDIKSESGLRVLAVNILGRFLLNNDKNIRYVALNTLLKTVYVDTSAVQRHRSTILECLKDPDVSIRRRAMELSFALVNSSNIRNMMKELLLFLERADPEFKAQCSSNIVMSAERFAPNKRWHLETLFKVLVAAGNYVRDDVVACTIQLISETQSQQGYAVSALWRALEKDTSDKQPLAQVATWCIGEYGDLLLYGPPLEDADAPINLTEDEIIDVYQRLLWSPQNTVVTKQYTLLSLTKLSTRFQKGNEKIRQIIDTFGSNLHIELQQRGIEFSQLFRKYDHLRPALLERMPPMETARPQANGIIGMVNGEPEQEDEKSVVLETSVTPSDSSALLDLLGSTDVGITMPTVTTKNPPPPATSINNNDLLDLLGSLDMNTGAPPLVLPQQSQLTTQIFNPTSTTNFLVDGLLNSSAQIETPSMIVLDKSGLKITFKMERPPDITDLLIINMTAHNSTNSALSEFLFQAAVPRTFQLQMLPPSSTVIPPSGEVTQVIRVTNINNVPLRMRLRISYTGSSGPILEQTEVNNFPSLVSQ from the exons ATGCGAAGTGTGTACGAGGGCGCCCGATTCGTGATACCCTACCTGGGAGGCGAGGCATTTCTCTCGCCGTTTTGTCATATACGGAGTTTGCTGCGTGTAGAAAAGTGGCCGACACGACAGCAAACTCGAGGACGCGCGTCTCCGTGTCGTTTCGTTTACGTACGACGCTCGATCGTGGCCGTGAGAGAACTTATTTGCAGAGTTCATCGTCGATCGG TTAGAATGCCGGCACCAACAAGGTTGAGAGACCTAATCAGACAAATAAGAGCTGCTCGAACGGCAGCGGAAGAAAGGACAGTAGTAAACAAGGAATGTGCTTATATTCGTTCAACATTTAGAGAAGAGGATAGTGTTTGGAGATGTCGTAACATCGCAAAACTTTTATACATTCACATGCTTGG atatccAGCACATTTTGGACAATTAGAATGTTTGAAACTTATTGCATCACCCAGGTTCACAGATAAACGTATAGGCTATTTGGGAGCAATGTTACTATTAGATGAACGACAAGatgttcatttattaataacaaattgtttaaaaac tgaTTTAAACAGTTCTACACAGTTCGTAATTGGTTTGGCCCTTTGTACATTGGGTGCTATTGCATCGCCAGAAATGGCAAGGGACCTTGCTTCTGAAGTTGAAAGACTGATGAAATCACCGAATgcatatattagaaaaaaagctGCATTATGTGCTTTTAGAATTATTAGACGGGTACCAGAATTAATGGAAATGTTCTTACCTGCTACACGAAGTTtaattacagaaaaaaatcatGGAGTGTTAATAACTGGCGTTACTCTTATTACTGAAATGTGTGAAAATAGTATTGATACATTGAACCATTTCAAAAAG ATTGTGCCAAATCTAGTGAGAAttctgaaaaatttaatactaGCTGGATATTCTCCTGAGCATGATGTATCCGGAGTATCTGATCCATTTTTGCAAGTGAAAATTTTACGTCTTCTTAGAATTTTGGGACGTAACGATGTGGATGCATCCGAGGCAATGAATGATATTCTTGCACAAGTTGCTACAAATACAGAAACCAGTAAAAATGTTGgcaatacaatattatatgaaactGTTCTCTCAATAATGGACATTAAATCTGAAAGTGGACTTAGAGTATTAGCAGTTAATATCCTAGgccgatttttattaaacaatgataaaaatattcgttatgTTGCATTAAATACATTATTGAAAACAGTTTATGTGGATACAAGTGCAGTTCAGAGGCATCGTTCAACAATATTG gaATGTTTAAAAGATCCAGATGTATCAATAAGAAGGAGAGCAATGGAACTGAGTTTTGCGCTTGTTAATTCaagtaatattagaaatatgatGAAAGAATTATTGCTCTTTTTAGAACGTGCAGATCCTGAATTCAAAGCCCAATGTAGTAGCAATATAGTAATGTCTGCGGAAAGATTTGCACCTAATAAACGTTGGCATTTGGAAACATTATTTAAAGTCCTTGTTGCT gCTGGCAATTATGTACGAGATGATGTAGTAGCTTGTACAATTCAATTAATCTCAGAGACGCAATCACAACAAGGTTATGCTGTTAGTGCATTATGGCGTGCATTAGAAAAGGATACATCTGATAAACAACCTTTGGCTCAAGTAGCAACGTGGTGTATCGGAGAATATGGTGATCTTTTACTTTATGGTCCACCATTGGAGGATGCAGATGCACCAATAAAC ttaacaGAAGATGAAATTATTGATGTTTATCAAAGATTATTGTGGAGTCCACAAAACACAGTTGTTACAAAACAATATACTTTGTTATCCCTTACAAAATTAAGTACAAGATTTCAAAAAGGAAATGA aaaaaTTCGGCAGATTATAGATACGTTTGGTAGTAATTTACATATTGAGTTGCAACAAAGAGGCATTGAATTTTCACAGTTGTTTAGAAAATATGATCATTTGCGACCTGCATTGCTTGAGAGAATGCCACCAATGGAGACAGCAAGGCCACAAGCGAATGGTATTATTGGTATGGTGAATGGCGAGCCAGAgcaagaagatgaaaaatcaGTAGTATTGGAAACATCTGTTACCCCATCTGATTCA AGTGCACTTTTGGATTTGCTCGGAAGTACCGACGTTGGGATAACAATGCCAACAGTTACAACTAAAAATCCACCTCCTCCCGCAACAAGTATAAATAACAACGATCTTTTAGATTTACTTGGTAGTTTGGATATGAATACAGGGGCACCACCTTTAGTATTACCCCAACAATCACAATTAACAACACAGATATTTAATCCTACGAGTACGACAAACTTTTTGGTGGATGGCCTACTTAATTCTTCAGCGCAAATTG aaacTCCAAGTATGATTGTTTTGGATAAATCTGGActtaaaataacttttaaaatgGAAAGACCGCCAGATATTACAgacttattaattataaatatgacaGCACATAATTCTACGAATAGTGCATtaagtgaatttttatttcaagccGCAGTTCCTAGG aCATTCCAACTACAGATGCTGCCACCATCAAGTACAGTTATTCCTCCATCAGGCGAAGTTACTCAAGTAATAAGAGTTACAAATATCAATAAC GTACCATTAAGAATGAGACTACGAATTTCTTATACTGGATCATCAGGGCCAATTTTAGAACAGACagaagtaaataattttcccTCATTGGTATCACAGTGA